Proteins co-encoded in one Sulfuricaulis limicola genomic window:
- a CDS encoding 2-dehydropantoate 2-reductase, whose protein sequence is MKICIVGAGAIGGLLGAKLALAGEEVTLIARGAHLEAMQKNGLKLIEEDGSEHVAKNVKATSRIAEAGKQDVVILALKAHQVEPIAKEIPALFHDQTAVVTTQNGIPWWYFQKHGGEFEGRRVETVDPHGNLMASIEVERILGCVVYPAAEIVSPGVIKLIEGNRFPVGELDGSESERVKNITATFTKAGFKSPILKDIRAEIWLKLWGNLSFNPISALTHSTLVDICQFPLTRQLAADMMTEAQTIAHKLNIEFRVSLEKRIAGAEKVGKHKTSMLQDIEIGRAIEIDALVGAVIELGKLTNTPTPHIDAVYACVKLLAKTLGEEKGKLKIEKIS, encoded by the coding sequence ATGAAGATCTGCATCGTCGGCGCCGGCGCCATCGGCGGCTTGCTGGGCGCAAAGCTCGCGCTCGCGGGCGAGGAAGTCACACTGATCGCGCGCGGCGCGCATCTCGAGGCCATGCAAAAGAACGGTCTGAAGCTGATCGAGGAAGATGGCTCCGAGCACGTGGCGAAAAACGTCAAGGCGACCAGCCGGATCGCCGAGGCCGGCAAGCAGGACGTGGTGATCCTGGCGCTCAAGGCGCACCAGGTCGAACCGATCGCGAAGGAGATCCCGGCCCTGTTCCACGACCAGACCGCGGTGGTCACGACCCAGAACGGCATTCCCTGGTGGTATTTCCAGAAGCACGGCGGCGAGTTCGAGGGCCGGCGCGTCGAGACCGTGGACCCGCATGGCAACCTCATGGCCAGTATCGAGGTCGAGCGCATCCTCGGCTGCGTGGTCTATCCCGCCGCCGAAATCGTCTCCCCCGGCGTGATCAAGCTGATCGAGGGCAACCGCTTCCCGGTGGGCGAGTTGGACGGTTCCGAAAGCGAGCGCGTTAAGAACATCACCGCGACCTTTACCAAGGCCGGTTTCAAATCACCGATATTGAAAGATATCCGCGCGGAGATCTGGCTCAAGCTGTGGGGCAACCTGAGTTTTAATCCCATCAGCGCCCTGACCCACTCCACGCTGGTGGACATCTGCCAGTTCCCGCTGACGCGCCAGCTGGCCGCCGACATGATGACCGAGGCGCAGACCATCGCGCACAAGCTCAATATCGAATTCCGCGTGTCGCTGGAGAAGCGCATCGCCGGCGCCGAGAAGGTCGGCAAACACAAGACCTCCATGCTGCAGGACATCGAGATCGGCCGCGCCATCGAGATCGACGCCCTGGTCGGCGCCGTGATCGAGCTGGGCAAGCTCACCAATACGCCCACGCCGCATATCGACGCGGTCTATGCCTGCGTCAAGCTGCTGGCGAAAACGCTCGGCGAGGAAAAAGGCAAGCTGAAAATAGAAAAAATCAGCTGA
- a CDS encoding fumarylacetoacetate hydrolase family protein, which produces MHWIRFERGGQTGFGTLRDGVIQVHEGDMFAGARATNATVPLAEVTLLTPCVPTKMIALWNNFHALAAKLNLTAPPEPLYLLKAPNSFLAGGQTIRVPASYTGKVVYEGELGVVIGQRASNVSEADAAKYIFGYTCSNDVTAAEILQKDPTFAQWTRAKGFDTFGVFGPVIATGLDPLTLSVKTLLDGKERQNYPVSDMIFKPAQIVSLISRDMTLYPGDVISCGTSVGVGSMKPGSKIEVVIDGIGTLSNEYK; this is translated from the coding sequence ATGCACTGGATACGTTTCGAGCGCGGCGGACAGACCGGATTCGGAACATTGCGCGATGGCGTAATCCAGGTCCACGAAGGCGACATGTTCGCCGGGGCGCGCGCGACGAACGCCACCGTGCCGCTGGCCGAGGTCACGCTGCTCACGCCCTGCGTGCCAACCAAGATGATCGCGCTGTGGAACAATTTTCACGCGCTCGCCGCCAAACTGAACCTCACGGCACCACCCGAACCGCTCTATCTGCTCAAGGCGCCGAATTCCTTTCTCGCTGGCGGCCAGACTATCCGCGTGCCGGCGTCCTATACCGGCAAGGTGGTGTACGAAGGCGAACTCGGAGTCGTGATCGGCCAGCGCGCCTCGAACGTTTCCGAGGCCGACGCCGCGAAATATATCTTCGGCTACACCTGCTCCAACGACGTCACCGCCGCCGAAATCCTCCAGAAAGACCCGACCTTCGCCCAGTGGACGCGCGCCAAGGGCTTCGACACTTTCGGCGTGTTCGGCCCGGTCATTGCCACCGGCCTGGACCCGCTCACGCTCAGCGTGAAAACCCTGCTGGACGGCAAGGAGCGCCAGAATTACCCGGTAAGCGACATGATCTTCAAGCCGGCGCAGATCGTGAGCCTGATCTCGCGCGACATGACGCTGTACCCGGGCGATGTCATTTCCTGCGGCACGTCCGTGGGCGTCGGCTCGATGAAACCGGGCAGCAAGATCGAGGTCGTTATCGACGGCATCGGCACGCTGTCCAACGAATATAAGTAA
- the ggt gene encoding gamma-glutamyltransferase has translation MRDNQYPGRSVVMSTHGMIATSQPMATQAGLGVLQAGGNAMDAAIAASAVLCVTEPQATGIGGDCFLLYHEAKTGKLFGLNGSGRAPARATLEEFERRGLMQVPEFGILSVIVPGAVDAWQTALERFGTRSLEEMLQPAIAFAADGYAVTPVVAKAWQNNAAVLAPHAESRRDFLVDGRAPAAGTLHRQPRLAESLRRIARGGREAFYRGPIAEAIVRHSHAHDGLLELEDFAAYRSEWVEPISTDYHGVRVCEIPPNGQGITALMTLNILEQADLRGMKHLSADHLHWVIEAFKLAWAERDEYVADPAFNQLPVEEMLSKEFAARQYARIDPHRAAPYPVQLAARAHRDTVYLSVVDRDRNAVSFINSLYYPFGSGVVAGDTGIMLQNRGAGFVLEPGHFNCIAPRKRPLHTIIPAMAYRGDDLLSFGVMGGEYQPMGHVCVLTNWLDFGLDLQEAIDAPRFMPGGGVVALERPVPQEVLKALQQRGHVVGRTELALGGAQAIYVDAKNGVLSAGSDPRKDGCALGY, from the coding sequence ATGCGCGACAACCAATACCCTGGCCGCTCGGTCGTGATGAGCACGCATGGCATGATCGCCACCAGCCAGCCGATGGCGACGCAGGCGGGACTCGGGGTGCTGCAGGCCGGCGGCAACGCCATGGACGCCGCCATCGCGGCGAGCGCGGTGCTGTGCGTCACCGAGCCGCAGGCGACCGGTATCGGCGGCGATTGTTTTCTGCTGTATCACGAAGCCAAAACCGGCAAGCTCTTCGGCCTGAACGGCAGCGGCCGCGCCCCGGCGCGCGCTACGCTGGAGGAATTCGAGCGGCGCGGGCTGATGCAGGTGCCGGAGTTCGGAATTTTATCGGTGATCGTGCCCGGCGCCGTGGACGCGTGGCAGACGGCCCTCGAACGTTTCGGCACGCGCAGCCTGGAAGAGATGCTGCAACCGGCTATCGCCTTTGCCGCGGACGGTTACGCGGTCACGCCGGTGGTGGCGAAGGCTTGGCAGAACAACGCCGCCGTGCTCGCGCCGCATGCCGAAAGCCGGCGTGATTTTCTGGTGGACGGGCGCGCGCCCGCGGCCGGCACGCTGCATCGCCAGCCGCGGCTGGCGGAGTCGCTGCGCCGCATCGCGCGCGGCGGGCGCGAGGCCTTCTATCGCGGCCCGATCGCGGAAGCCATCGTGCGCCACAGCCATGCCCATGACGGCCTGCTCGAGCTGGAGGATTTCGCCGCCTACCGTTCGGAATGGGTCGAACCAATCAGCACCGATTACCATGGCGTGCGCGTGTGCGAAATTCCACCGAACGGGCAGGGCATCACGGCGCTGATGACGCTCAATATCCTGGAGCAGGCCGACCTGCGCGGCATGAAACATCTGAGCGCCGATCATCTGCATTGGGTGATCGAGGCCTTCAAGCTGGCATGGGCCGAGCGCGACGAGTACGTCGCCGACCCGGCGTTCAACCAGTTGCCCGTGGAAGAAATGCTGTCGAAGGAATTCGCCGCCCGGCAGTACGCGCGCATCGATCCGCATCGCGCCGCGCCTTACCCGGTTCAGCTGGCGGCGCGCGCGCACCGCGACACGGTGTATCTCAGCGTGGTGGACCGCGACCGCAACGCCGTATCCTTCATCAACAGCCTGTACTACCCCTTCGGCAGCGGTGTGGTCGCGGGCGACACCGGTATCATGTTGCAGAACCGCGGCGCCGGCTTCGTGCTGGAGCCCGGTCATTTCAACTGCATCGCGCCGCGCAAGCGCCCGCTGCATACCATCATCCCGGCGATGGCCTATCGCGGCGATGACCTATTGAGTTTCGGCGTGATGGGCGGGGAGTATCAGCCCATGGGGCATGTCTGCGTGCTGACCAACTGGCTCGACTTCGGACTGGACTTGCAGGAGGCGATCGACGCGCCGCGCTTCATGCCGGGCGGCGGGGTAGTGGCGCTGGAACGGCCGGTTCCGCAGGAGGTGCTGAAGGCGCTGCAACAGCGCGGGCACGTGGTCGGACGCACCGAGCTGGCGCTCGGCGGCGCGCAGGCGATTTACGTGGATGCGAAGAACGGCGTACTGTCTGCCGGCTCCGACCCGCGCAAGGACGGCTGCGCGTTGGGATATTGA
- a CDS encoding acyl--CoA ligase codes for MTVYSTIHALLADKPANAIAFVGSGCPSLTYGGLRDHVGRTVATLNRLGIGRNDRVAIVLPNGTEMASAFVAIAAGTTSAPLNPAYRADEFEFYLADLKAKALVVERGSTSPALGVATKLKIPVIEIVRANTDPAGVFELVPVAGGQSAAAARGGHAGTDDVALVLHTSGTTSRPKIVPLSQRNVCASAGHIRDILSLTPADRGLSIMPLFHIHGLIGSVLSTLCTGSSVYCTPGFNALKFFAWMDEAKPTWYTAVPTMHQAILARAANNREVIARHPLRFIRSSSSSLPPQVLAELEQVFNAPVLESYGMTEASHQMTSNPLPPRPHKPGTVGIAAGPEVGIMGEDGKLLGPNQTGEVVIRGPNVTNGYENNPKANAEGFTNGWFRTGDQGVIDAEGYLSITGRLKEIINRGGEKISPREVDEVLMDHPAVQQVVTFAMPHAKLGEDVAAAVVLREGKSADEKEIREFAAKRLADFKVPRKILILEEIPKGATGKLQRIGLAQKLGLA; via the coding sequence ATGACCGTTTATTCCACGATCCATGCGCTGCTGGCGGACAAGCCCGCCAACGCCATTGCCTTTGTCGGCAGCGGCTGCCCGTCGCTCACCTACGGCGGGCTGCGCGATCATGTCGGACGCACCGTGGCGACACTCAACCGGCTCGGGATCGGACGCAACGACCGCGTCGCCATCGTGCTGCCCAACGGCACCGAGATGGCCAGCGCCTTCGTGGCCATCGCCGCGGGCACGACTTCCGCCCCGCTCAATCCGGCGTATCGCGCCGACGAATTCGAATTCTATCTTGCCGACCTCAAGGCCAAGGCGTTGGTGGTCGAACGCGGCAGCACTTCACCCGCGCTCGGCGTCGCCACCAAACTGAAAATTCCCGTTATTGAAATCGTGCGCGCGAATACCGACCCTGCCGGCGTGTTCGAGCTGGTTCCGGTCGCGGGCGGTCAATCCGCCGCGGCGGCGCGCGGCGGCCATGCCGGGACCGACGACGTCGCGCTGGTGCTGCACACCTCCGGCACGACTTCGCGCCCCAAGATCGTGCCGCTGTCGCAGCGCAACGTGTGCGCCTCGGCCGGCCACATCCGGGATATTTTGAGCCTCACGCCCGCCGACCGGGGCTTGAGCATCATGCCGCTGTTCCATATCCACGGACTCATTGGATCGGTGCTGTCCACGCTCTGCACCGGCAGCAGCGTTTACTGCACGCCCGGTTTCAACGCGCTCAAGTTCTTCGCCTGGATGGACGAGGCCAAGCCGACCTGGTACACGGCGGTGCCAACCATGCACCAGGCGATCCTGGCACGCGCGGCGAACAATCGTGAGGTTATCGCGCGCCATCCGCTGCGCTTCATCCGCTCATCCTCGTCGTCGCTGCCGCCGCAGGTGCTGGCCGAGCTCGAACAGGTGTTCAACGCGCCGGTGCTCGAGTCCTATGGCATGACCGAGGCCTCGCACCAGATGACCAGCAATCCGCTGCCGCCGCGCCCGCACAAGCCCGGCACCGTCGGCATCGCCGCCGGACCGGAAGTCGGCATCATGGGCGAGGACGGAAAATTGCTGGGACCGAACCAGACCGGCGAAGTGGTGATCCGCGGCCCGAACGTAACCAACGGCTACGAGAACAATCCCAAGGCCAATGCCGAGGGCTTCACCAATGGCTGGTTTCGCACCGGCGATCAGGGCGTGATCGACGCGGAAGGTTATCTCAGCATTACCGGCCGGCTGAAAGAGATCATCAACCGCGGCGGCGAGAAGATTTCGCCACGCGAGGTGGACGAGGTGCTGATGGACCACCCGGCGGTGCAGCAGGTCGTGACCTTCGCCATGCCGCACGCCAAGCTCGGCGAGGACGTGGCCGCGGCCGTGGTGCTGCGCGAAGGCAAGAGCGCCGATGAAAAGGAAATCCGCGAGTTCGCCGCCAAACGGCTGGCGGACTTCAAGGTGCCGCGCAAAATTTTAATTCTGGAAGAAATCCCCAAGGGCGCGACCGGCAAGCTGCAGCGCATCGGTTTGGCGCAGAAACTCGGCTTGGCGTGA
- a CDS encoding ORF6N domain-containing protein, which yields MVPAEQIENRIYLLRGQRVMLDDDLAILYEVETKVLNRSVKRNLRRFPEDFMFQLSTKEFESLRCQFGTSKRGGRRYHPYAFTEQGVAMLSSVLHSKRAIQVNIEIMRAFVRLRQMLASNVDLARKLAALERKYDAQFRVVFDAIRELMTPPVPKKKRSIGFAPWEDK from the coding sequence ATCGTTCCAGCAGAACAGATCGAAAATCGTATTTACCTCTTACGGGGCCAGAGGGTGATGCTGGATGACGATCTGGCCATACTTTACGAGGTGGAAACCAAGGTACTAAACCGCTCCGTCAAGCGTAACCTGCGGCGTTTCCCCGAGGACTTCATGTTTCAGCTTTCAACCAAAGAGTTTGAAAGTTTGAGGTGCCAATTTGGCACCTCAAAACGGGGAGGCCGTCGTTACCATCCGTACGCCTTCACCGAACAGGGCGTGGCCATGCTCTCGAGCGTGCTCCACAGCAAACGCGCGATCCAGGTCAACATCGAAATCATGCGCGCGTTCGTGCGCCTGCGGCAAATGCTCGCCTCCAACGTCGATCTGGCGCGCAAGCTGGCGGCGCTGGAGAGAAAATACGACGCCCAGTTCAGGGTCGTTTTCGACGCCATCCGCGAACTGATGACGCCGCCCGTGCCGAAGAAAAAGCGCTCCATCGGCTTCGCGCCCTGGGAAGACAAATAA
- a CDS encoding SLAC1 anion channel family protein translates to MSTEAAIPSHNRLQLFPVAFFSSVMGLAGLAMALQQGEAILGLPRGGGQIVTVVSLIVFALLAVVYLLKLMRYPEAVMQEWRHPVKMSFGATITVSLLLLGGATLGLWPKLSYALWLAGAALHLLVTLYVLNAWIYKPGFEITHISPAWFIPVVGNIVAPIAGVTHAGPETGWFFFSIGLVFWLVLFTIIVYRMIFHNPLPDRLLPTLFILLAPPAAGFIAYLKLRGVLDGFGRILYHTAVFIALLLALQLPRFARLKFFLSWWAYSFPLAALTIATLLMYRATGVAFFKDVSWLLLALLCAVIALLLALTARAIARNEICTPEQ, encoded by the coding sequence ATGAGCACTGAAGCCGCCATCCCCAGCCACAACCGCCTGCAACTTTTTCCGGTCGCCTTCTTTTCTTCCGTCATGGGACTGGCCGGCCTCGCCATGGCGCTGCAACAGGGCGAAGCCATTCTCGGCCTGCCCCGGGGCGGCGGACAGATCGTGACGGTCGTCAGCCTGATCGTATTCGCGCTGCTGGCGGTTGTGTACCTCCTGAAATTGATGCGTTATCCGGAAGCGGTGATGCAGGAATGGCGTCATCCGGTGAAAATGAGTTTCGGCGCGACCATCACGGTCAGCCTGCTGTTGCTGGGCGGCGCCACCCTCGGACTCTGGCCAAAACTCTCGTACGCGCTCTGGCTCGCGGGCGCGGCACTGCATCTGCTGGTGACGCTCTACGTGCTGAACGCCTGGATCTACAAGCCGGGTTTTGAAATCACCCACATCAGTCCCGCCTGGTTCATTCCGGTGGTGGGAAACATCGTGGCACCCATCGCCGGGGTCACGCACGCCGGCCCCGAAACCGGCTGGTTTTTCTTCAGCATCGGACTGGTGTTCTGGTTGGTGCTGTTCACCATCATCGTGTATCGCATGATCTTCCATAACCCCCTGCCCGACCGGCTGTTGCCCACGCTGTTCATCCTGCTGGCACCGCCGGCGGCCGGCTTCATCGCCTACCTGAAACTCCGCGGCGTACTGGATGGATTCGGGCGCATTCTTTACCACACGGCGGTGTTCATCGCGCTGCTGCTGGCGTTGCAACTGCCGCGCTTCGCACGCCTCAAGTTTTTTCTTTCCTGGTGGGCCTACTCCTTTCCCCTCGCCGCGCTGACCATCGCCACACTCCTCATGTACCGCGCCACCGGCGTGGCGTTTTTCAAAGATGTTTCCTGGCTGCTGCTGGCATTGCTCTGTGCCGTGATCGCATTGTTACTGGCGCTCACCGCGCGCGCCATCGCGCGCAACGAGATCTGTACGCCGGAGCAGTAA
- the glcE gene encoding glycolate oxidase subunit GlcE produces MSAANQDIANELAEAIKAAVRKRTPLTITGSGSKRFYTGEAAGEKLDVTGHRGIVSYEPTELVITARAGTPLAEIETALADKGQMLAFEPPYFGPAATLGGTIACGFSGPRRPYAGAARDHVLGARLINGRGEILHFGGEVMKNVAGYDVSRLMVGARGTLGVLLEISLKVLPKPAREITLGFATTVDKAIATMNTWSAQPLPLSAACHVDDTLYVRLSGSELGVQAARAKLGGKALDKSDEFWGDIREHRHGFFQGDAPLWRLSVPPATASMDLPGQWLLDWGGAQRWLRSDAPAADIRRETETAGGHATLFRRAGQNGASFHPLPPAVAALQQNLKRAFDPEGRLNVA; encoded by the coding sequence ATGAGCGCCGCCAATCAGGATATCGCGAATGAACTCGCCGAGGCTATCAAGGCCGCGGTAAGGAAACGCACGCCTCTCACGATCACCGGCAGCGGCAGCAAGCGCTTTTATACCGGCGAAGCGGCGGGTGAAAAGCTGGATGTCACCGGTCATCGCGGCATCGTTTCCTACGAGCCGACCGAACTGGTCATCACGGCCCGCGCCGGCACACCGCTCGCCGAGATCGAGACGGCGCTGGCTGACAAGGGCCAGATGCTCGCCTTCGAGCCGCCTTACTTCGGCCCGGCCGCCACGCTCGGCGGCACCATTGCCTGCGGTTTCTCCGGCCCGCGCCGGCCCTATGCCGGCGCCGCGCGCGACCACGTCCTCGGCGCACGCCTCATCAACGGCAGGGGCGAGATCCTGCATTTCGGCGGCGAGGTGATGAAAAACGTCGCCGGCTACGACGTCTCGCGCCTCATGGTCGGGGCGCGCGGCACGCTCGGCGTGCTGCTCGAAATCTCGCTCAAGGTGTTGCCGAAACCGGCCCGGGAAATCACGCTCGGCTTCGCGACCACGGTCGACAAGGCCATCGCCACCATGAATACCTGGAGCGCGCAGCCGCTGCCGCTGTCCGCCGCCTGCCACGTGGACGATACCTTATATGTGCGTCTCTCCGGCAGCGAACTGGGGGTGCAGGCTGCGCGCGCCAAACTGGGCGGCAAGGCGCTGGACAAGAGCGATGAATTCTGGGGCGACATCCGCGAACACCGGCACGGCTTCTTTCAGGGCGATGCGCCGCTGTGGCGCCTGTCGGTCCCACCCGCCACGGCGTCGATGGACCTGCCGGGCCAGTGGCTCCTCGACTGGGGTGGCGCGCAGCGCTGGCTCCGGAGCGATGCGCCGGCCGCGGATATCCGCCGGGAAACGGAAACGGCCGGCGGTCACGCCACCCTGTTCCGCCGCGCCGGGCAGAACGGCGCCTCGTTCCATCCCCTGCCGCCCGCGGTCGCGGCGCTCCAGCAGAACCTGAAACGGGCGTTCGACCCCGAGGGCAGACTCAACGTCGCCTGA
- a CDS encoding FAD-linked oxidase C-terminal domain-containing protein — MPRSSVLTEEEDLRPYECDGLSAYRRLPWIVALPETVEQVGRLLRLCSEQDIPVVARGAGTGLSGGALPLEDGVLLSLAKFNRILEVDPANRTATVQPGVRNLAISEAAAPYGLYYAPDPSSQLACSIGGNVAENAGGVHCLKYGLTVHNVTGIKFMTMDGELITLGGKALDIPGYDLLALMTGSEGMLGVMVEFTVKLLPKPERAQVMLAVFDEIETAGDAVAAIIASGFLPAGLEMMDNLAIRAAEAYAKAGYPVEAAAILLCELDGTSEEVSEGIAQIRTLLLKQGAAEVRVSRDEAERLRMWAGRKAAFPAVGRLSPDYYCMDGTIPRRHLAKVLRRISDLSKEYGLAVANVFHAGDGNLHPLILYNANKPGELEKTEELGGKILEFCIEVGGTVTGEHGVGVEKIGQMCLQFTRVELEQFHALKAAFDPRGLLNPGKAVPTLSRCAEFGRMHVHGGKLVHPELERF, encoded by the coding sequence ATGCCGCGCAGCTCGGTACTGACCGAGGAAGAAGACCTGCGCCCGTATGAATGCGACGGGCTGTCGGCCTACCGCCGGCTGCCCTGGATCGTGGCGCTGCCGGAGACGGTGGAACAGGTGGGTCGGCTGCTGCGGCTGTGCTCGGAGCAGGATATTCCCGTGGTCGCGCGCGGCGCCGGCACCGGCTTGTCCGGCGGCGCGCTGCCGCTCGAAGACGGCGTATTGCTGTCGCTGGCGAAATTCAACCGCATCCTGGAAGTCGATCCCGCCAACCGCACCGCCACGGTCCAGCCCGGCGTGCGCAATCTCGCGATCTCCGAGGCCGCGGCACCCTATGGCCTGTACTACGCGCCCGATCCCTCGTCGCAGCTGGCCTGCTCCATCGGCGGCAACGTCGCCGAAAACGCCGGCGGCGTGCATTGCCTGAAATACGGCCTGACGGTGCACAACGTGACCGGCATCAAGTTCATGACCATGGACGGCGAACTCATCACGCTCGGCGGCAAGGCGCTCGACATCCCTGGTTACGACCTGCTGGCGCTCATGACCGGCTCGGAAGGCATGCTCGGAGTGATGGTCGAGTTCACGGTCAAACTGCTGCCGAAACCGGAACGCGCGCAGGTGATGCTCGCGGTGTTCGACGAGATCGAAACGGCCGGCGACGCCGTTGCCGCCATCATCGCGAGCGGGTTCCTGCCCGCCGGCCTCGAGATGATGGACAACCTCGCCATCCGCGCCGCCGAGGCTTACGCCAAGGCCGGCTATCCGGTCGAAGCCGCGGCGATCCTGCTGTGCGAACTCGACGGCACCAGCGAGGAAGTTTCCGAAGGCATCGCGCAGATTCGCACGCTGCTGCTGAAGCAGGGCGCCGCCGAGGTGCGCGTATCCCGGGATGAAGCGGAGCGCCTGCGCATGTGGGCCGGCCGCAAGGCGGCGTTCCCCGCGGTCGGGCGCCTGTCGCCGGATTACTACTGCATGGACGGCACCATCCCGCGCCGACACCTGGCCAAAGTATTGAGGCGCATCAGCGATCTGTCGAAGGAATACGGCCTGGCAGTGGCGAACGTGTTTCACGCCGGCGACGGCAACCTGCACCCGCTGATTCTCTACAACGCCAACAAGCCGGGCGAGCTGGAAAAGACCGAGGAACTGGGCGGCAAGATTCTGGAATTCTGCATCGAGGTCGGCGGCACGGTGACCGGCGAGCATGGCGTGGGCGTGGAGAAGATCGGCCAGATGTGCCTCCAGTTCACGCGCGTGGAGCTGGAACAGTTTCATGCCCTGAAAGCGGCCTTCGATCCCAGGGGCCTGCTCAACCCCGGCAAGGCGGTGCCGACGCTGTCGCGCTGCGCCGAATTCGGCCGCATGCACGTGCACGGCGGCAAGCTGGTGCATCCCGAACTGGAAAGATTTTGA
- the gluQRS gene encoding tRNA glutamyl-Q(34) synthetase GluQRS, which produces MKSSEPYRGRFAPSPTGPLHFGSMVAAAGSFLQAKSRGGEWLVRMEDLDPPREAPGAADDILRTLEAFGLHWDGEVVYQSRRHALYEEALEKLRARNALYACACSRREIADSSVNGVDGLVYPGTCRGGIAPGRAPRAWRVKVDGQKIEFIDAIQGRMVRDLAVDFGDFVVRRADGFFAYQLAVVADDAAQGITAIVRGADLIESTPRQIHLQRLLDLPTPDYLHLPVALNARSEKLSKQTLAAPLDAARPMPALLQVMRFLGQEVPPELADGSLADFWRWAVMHWDMTRVPRVAGIIV; this is translated from the coding sequence ATGAAATCTTCAGAACCGTATCGCGGACGTTTCGCGCCGTCGCCCACCGGGCCGTTGCACTTCGGTTCGATGGTCGCCGCCGCCGGAAGTTTCCTGCAGGCGAAATCTCGTGGCGGCGAGTGGCTGGTGCGCATGGAGGATCTCGACCCGCCCCGCGAAGCGCCGGGCGCGGCCGATGACATCCTGCGCACGCTCGAAGCCTTCGGTCTGCACTGGGATGGCGAGGTGGTGTATCAGAGCCGGCGCCACGCGTTGTACGAGGAGGCGCTGGAAAAACTGCGAGCGCGGAACGCGCTCTATGCCTGCGCGTGCAGCCGGCGCGAGATCGCGGACTCGAGCGTGAACGGCGTGGACGGACTGGTTTATCCCGGTACCTGCCGCGGCGGCATCGCCCCGGGGCGCGCGCCACGCGCGTGGCGCGTGAAAGTGGACGGACAAAAGATCGAATTCATCGATGCTATTCAGGGGCGCATGGTCCGTGACCTGGCCGTGGATTTCGGCGACTTCGTGGTGCGGCGCGCCGACGGATTTTTTGCGTATCAACTGGCGGTGGTGGCGGACGACGCCGCGCAGGGTATCACCGCGATCGTGCGCGGCGCCGACCTGATCGAATCCACGCCACGTCAGATTCATCTGCAACGCCTGCTGGATTTGCCGACGCCGGATTATCTCCATCTACCGGTGGCGCTCAACGCGCGAAGCGAGAAACTCAGCAAGCAGACCTTGGCCGCGCCGCTCGACGCGGCGCGCCCCATGCCGGCGCTGCTGCAGGTCATGCGGTTTCTGGGCCAGGAAGTCCCGCCGGAACTGGCCGACGGCAGTCTCGCAGATTTCTGGCGCTGGGCTGTCATGCATTGGGATATGACGCGCGTTCCACGGGTAGCGGGCATCATCGTGTAA